The DNA region tatatatatatatatatatatatatatatatatatatatatatatatatatatatgcgtgtgtgtatatattatacatatacatatatatatatatatatatatatatatatatatatatatatatatatgcgtgtgtgtatatattatacatatatatatatatatatatatatatatatatatatatatatgcgtgtgtgtatatattatacatatatatatatatatatatatatatatatatatatatatatatatacatatttatatacacatacatatacgtatttatatatacatgcatatacatatttatatatatacagtatatatatgcatacatatacatattttcatatatatatatatatatatatatatatatatatatatatatatatatatatatatatatacacacacacacacacacacacacatatatatatatatatatatatatatatatatatatatatatatatatatatatatataaaaactaggaGGTGCTAGCCCTTCAGTTACCGAAACTTTGCTTGTGCTATTCAAAAACTAGGAAGAACTAGCTATATGTTCTTGAGTTATTGCTACATTATATATCAAACTAGGAGTTACTAGCTACGTATTTCTGAGTTATAGCTTTATCGTTTTTAAAAACTAGGAACTACTAGCCATCTACTTCTAAGTTATAGCTTCATTATTTACAAAAATTAGGAACTACTAGCTATTAATTTCTTAGTCCTAGCTCATTATCTATAAAAAAACTAGGAACTACTAGCTATTAATTTCTGAGTCCTAGCtcattatctataaaaaaataGGAACTACTAGCTATCCATTTCTGAGTCATAGCTTCATTGCTTATAAAAACTAGGAACTACCAGCTTTAGATTTCTGAATTTCTCCAATGGCCAAAACTAGAAACCACCAGCATTgcattatttaaaatataaaatgaaccAGCAAGTGGAGGCTGTTGTCACGGGCAACCTAACAAGAATATCCACGAAAAGTCAGGATTACTATATCATATTTTAACTTATGaaggaaagtgtgtgtgtgtgtgtgtgtgttatacagtatactgtattttatattgtgtgtgtgtgttatacagtatactgtattttatattgtgtgtctgtatgcattatacaatatactgtattttatattgtgtgtctgtgtgtgcattatacaatatactgtatataggcctactgtattttatatattgtgtgtgtgtgttataaagtatactgtattttatattgtgtgtctgtgtgtgtgcattatacaatatactgtattttatattgtgtgtctgtatgcattatacaatatactgtatataggcctactgtattttatattgtgtgtgtgttatacagtatactgtattttatattgtgtgtctgtatgcattatacaatatactgtatataggcctactgtattttatattatgtgtgtgtgttatacagtatactgtattttatattgtgtgtctgtatgcattatacaatatactgtatataggcctactgtattttatattgtgtgtgtgtgttatacagtatactgtattttatattgtgtgtctgtatgcattatacaatatactgtatataggcctactgtattttatatttttcccagGTTTTGCTGTTAGCTGTTGTTGGCTTCTCAACCTCCCAACCAATTGGAGACATTGAATACTCGTAAGTTTGACAATTCGGATCAATATTCCTTTATTTGAAatactaaaacagatattttagtAGCCATTTGGTTTAGAAAAACTAAAGACAGTTTTTTAAGAGTcactgaaacaaggaaataaacattttattcGTTATTTAGTTTAGAAACTTAAAACAATATCAAGTCATTGAAATAtgtgatcttcaaaagttcaaacttgcagtgaatgttttaatgttgaacaggctgacgtgtctttttatatagtttatatatgaaaaatatgttttaatgttgttactgagcttaaaatatactattttgattgttcattacttctcttgtagtttatttccatatttcctttcctcactaggctatttttccctgttggagccctttagtcttatagcatcctgcttttccatctagggttatagcttagctaataataataataataataataataataataataataataataataataacagatattttGTAACCGTTTCTTTTTACCCCCGTCAGTTACATCGACTCAACCGGCAGATTGATAAACGTAGAAGTGGACTCTGACGATCTCCTATACAGAACTGCCCCTGTGGCGCCCACCACATACCTACAAGCCGCCCATCCCCAGCCCCTCTCTTACATGGGCGTGGGTGCCCTCCCAGCAGCAACCACGAGGGTGTTGGCCACACCCTACACCCAGTACACCCAATCTAGGTACGTCTACGTCGATGAAGATGAtctagatgatgatgatttgtaccTGCAGGTTGCACAACCGGCTGCCCCCAGCGTGGGTGTGATGGCTTATTCCGCCCCTGCCCCAGCCCCAGCTGTT from Palaemon carinicauda isolate YSFRI2023 unplaced genomic scaffold, ASM3689809v2 scaffold548, whole genome shotgun sequence includes:
- the LOC137637135 gene encoding uncharacterized protein, with protein sequence MQPMKPISMHRVKDQMTHPIDILGELTSRRHPTQPLSLKYSVYKGTEGHWEHHSARLHRCKDSPHSTKMKFVLLLAVVGFSTSQPIGDIEYSYIDSTGRLINVEVDSDDLLYRTAPVAPTTYLQAAHPQPLSYMGVGALPAATTRVLATPYTQYTQSRYVYVDEDDLDDDDLYLQVAQPAAPSVGVMAYSAPAPAPAVATAHAMPLAAAPVPTLKAVAMPGQIQVVHKYEIEDDDDSAEK